TACTGAAGTAAGGAATGTGTTTATATACCTGCCAAATGAGTGGGTATTAGGGTAAGGCATAATATAGTTAGTGGCCTCATGAGGTTTCCTGATATTAACGCCACTTCCATGATTACAAATATTAACTAAAGGTTCTCCTGTATAACTATCATCTATAGATACTACCACAAAATCCCCCTTTTTTAACGGAGGAGAAAAATAATTATATTTTTCTTCTCCTATAATGGGAATTGCACCATTTCCAGCACATTTGTCTGTATAGATTTGAGCATTTTCCGAACCTTTTTTTCGATAAACTTTGCCGTTAACTTTAATTTCTACTTCGTGTTTAGCTCCAATAGGTTTACCAAACCAGTCTTTTTGCCAGCCAAAAGTAGCAACATTATTGCTTCCTTGGTAGCTGCTGTTATAGTTTAAATCATTAAATTCATGATAATCTTTTGCAATAACCCCATCACCTCTCACAATGGTAGTAAAGCGATAAGGAGTTAACTCTTGAGTATTAAAATCTTGTTTATTGCTACAGTAGTAACTATCACCACATCCATTTAAGAGGAGTATTAAAAATGCTACTATTATAGTTCTAAGCATTATCATCCGTTTTTACCTAATATGATTTTTAATAACTCAGTTATGCGGTCATCGCTTTCAATATTTTTAGTAATATTAAACTTTTGAGCATTATCTTTAACATATTGAATATGCTCTGGTGTTATTTCTGTTACATCCTTTCCAAAGGTGCGGGTAAACTCTGTAGCTAATTCGTGTTCTGCTGCTTCAGGTGCTTCTTTAAATTCATCATGAATTTCTGTAGGTGAGGTGCTTGAGTAAGTTTCCTGTGAAATTTCTACTTGCGGCTGCTGATCAGATGCAGCGGTGCTGTCAGGTTTAGTTGCAGCATCCCCAAAAATGCTATTTTGATCATCATTAGTAAATGTTGTGATGCTTACAGTAGGGCTACTAGAGCTAGAACTGGATTCGCCATCATTACTTTCTCCATGCATAACTTCATTAAGTTCTTTTGTAAATTCTTGAGCCTCTTTGTAACCTTCTAGGGCTTGTTGGCCATTGTGAAGAATATCCTCTTTTTTCTTATTACCAGGTTCTGCTTCTTTTGGAGGTGTGGTAGCCTGCTCTGTTTTATCTACTTCTGTAGGTGGGACGACATCTGCAATAGGTTGCTCTTGTTTGCTTGCTTCTAGAGGGGAAGCGGGTTGTTCTAATTTATCTGTATCTGTTCTTGCTAACCCAGCTGGATCTGGATCCGCTTGCTCTAATCCATCTGCTCTTGGTTGTTCAGCTTGATTTAGGGTCGTTGGCTGTTCTAGCCCTTCTGTTCCTGTTGTTCTTTGCTGTGTATCTTGATCTACGCCTGGAGCTTGTGCCGGTTCTTCTGCTTTTTCTTCTCTTGGTACTTCTGGAGCTGGTTGCTGTGGCTCTTCTCCTATTATTCTTGTTGATGCTTCACCTCGGTAGGTGTTGCCTTGAGTTTGTAAAGTATCAGCATTTGTTTGAGGAACAGTACCTATACTAGATGAAAGACCATTTATATCTGAAGTAATAGTAACTGGAGCACCATTCACCTGTAGTGTAGTAGAAGTAGAAGGATTATTTGGATCTGAAATAATAGTAACTTGAGTACCATTCACATCTAGTGTAGTAGAAGGATCATTCGTATCTGAAGAAATAGTAACCTTAGTGCCATTCACATCTAGTGTAGTGGAATTGGATGTGCGAGATGAAGAATCCGTTTCCTTTAGTTGATTAATATTGCCTTTTGAACGTTGTCCTTCGTCGCCTCCATCATTTCCATCATCATCGCCGCCGCCCCCCCCGCCAGGTTTACGTCCGGAACCATTGCGGCCATCTTCATCATTTCCTTGGTTGCTAGGTGAGTTAGGATTGAAGTTAATAAACCTACCTGCAAGGCGATCAATCCTTTGAGCAACCGAGCCAGCTAAACCTAAGGCTTGGAATGGGGCGCTAAATAATAAGTCAGCTGCTTTAAAAGCACCTTCGCTTCCACCGCCATCTCGTACATTGCCAAGACCACCTGATAAGAATATTCCAGTGGTAGCCCGTACAAATTCAGGTACAAATTGGGTATATCTTTCTAATAACGAAGCCATTATGGCTGCCATAAGCAATGGCAGAATAAATACTATATAAAATTTAATTATTACGCCGAATCCACCATCGGAATAAACATCAAATCCCCACGGCATGAAACCCCATATACAAATAGCATTTTGAAACTCCCATGCCCAGTAGCTTGCAAACTCTCCTACTAAAGGAATTTTGCTTAATAAGCTTCCAACTAAGTCTATTTTAAACGGCCATGCACATTTATAGCAAAAATGTAAGTCTTGTAGTACATATGAAAGCTGCATAGCCAATAGATCGCATATTACAATAATACCTATCAGCATCATAAAGGGCTCAAAAATATAGCGTAAATTAATTTCAAGAAATTTAGTAAAAGGAGTTTTAAAAGTCTGGTTATCAAATAATATAAAAGGAATCAGGAAGGGAGCAGCCACAACCATAAAAGAGAGCATAACAAGTGCAAACATGTAACTCATTATGAATCGGGATAATACCTTAAAGAATTTAAAAGCAATATATAATAAGATTAGCAATAATGGTAGGCCGGTAAGTTGATCAGTTAATGCAAATAGCACTACTTTAGACCATAAATCCGGGTTTAGTGCTGTCATCCATACTCTATCAAATGCGCCAAAAATACTTCGTTCCGCTAGAGGATCAAACATGCTGGCTAAGTTTTTTATTGCATTGGTGGTAGCGTCAAAAAGATGTGTATGAAAAAACTCCCAATTATTAGGAGAAATTAGAGTGATTACTAATCCATATTTAGCAACTTTAGTAACTAATTCTAGCTGGGTTATTTTCTTAATACCTAGTACAAAACCTACGGCTTCTATAGTAATCATGAATACTAAGAAGGCCCTGAGAAGAATACTAAATTTGCCTTTATATAAATTTTTATAAGAATCTTCTCCTACTGATCTTAGAGAAGTATTCATGGTGTCTGTCAGCAAACCCATAACATCACTTAAAGAATAAGCAGGGACTTTTGCCATAATGGGAATTGATAAACTACCGTACCCATATTCTGGTTTACCTTGATGGCCTTTTAGTCTTACCCACGGATTACCTTTCCATGGATTAGGATCAGAAGCGGATTTTTTATAAGTAGTATTACGCTTAATGGAAATGATATTGCTAGCCGCTGCAGAATCTTGATTAGGATCTTTAGTGCTAATAACCATTTCGGCTACATCGTTATTTCCATCAACCGGTTGTTGTAAAACTTTAATAAAAACAATCATTTGCCCAGAATTTGGAGGATATTTAAAACGTAAATATATACGACCGGCAGTTGAAGCAATTTTATCTCTAGTATTAGTATAAGCACTATTACTATCCTGAGTGTCACTACCATTAATGAGAGGTAGCCAACCACTATTGCCAATTTTATATTCTATATTTAGTGCATTAATTTGTTGATCGGAACTATTTTTAATAATCTTTTGGGTACTATCTTGGGCTTGAGATAAGGTTACATTGGTGGTAACTTTGCGGGTATCGTCTTTGCTTTCGTAAATATTTAAACCACTATTTGCAAGAGTGAAAGAAATAGTGCTGCCGCTACTAACATCTATTTGGCTATCAACAGGATCATTAGTCCAAATTTTTACCCTATATCCTCGAAAACTATCAGTGGTGATATCAAACTCCCCTTTAGCAATCGCCTGATCCATTTGAGTAGAATACACCCCTTTATTATTACCAAGATAGGCTTTACCATTAATTTCGCCAATTTTAAATTCTTGAGAAGTTTTGACATCTTTTTTAGAAAAATAAATCCTATCAACTTTTGTCCATGTATTATACTTACTGGTATTAGAACTAGGGGCTAAAATATCGCGGCCATTAACAAGCATAGATTCATAATTGTTTCGATAATGCCCGTTAGCTTTAACATCGATTGCAAAGCTCTCATAATTATAAATTGTAGTACCAAGAGGATCCGTAAAAATAACCGGTAAGCAAAAATTAAGTACAGAGGGAGAAAAAATCCTAGCCAATGGGCTTTCACCATTACAACCTGTTAAGCTTGTAACAAGTAGCAGTGAAGCTAGTAATTTATATATCCTGGTTATTATGTTGCTTAACATTAGCTTATTTTGCTCCCTTAAATTTTACTGTATGCATAGAATTTTTAAGTTTCTGATTGTGTGTTGGTTGGAGGAGGATTACCATTGCTGCCATTGCTGCCATTGCTGCCATTGCGGCCATTGCTGCCAGCACTATCATTATTGCGGTTAGTAGGGCCATCTCCTGCTGCCTCTTTCATATGACTTGCTGTTGCGCGTGCCACTTCGCTTCCTACCTGCTTGGCCGCTCCCATTGCTACTTTTCCAACAGCGCCTGCTGCTCCGCCGGTAGCAGCGCTTGCTGCAGTCATAGCGAGGTTAATTGCTGCCATAGTTGCTTTAACGGCTGTATCGATAGCTTTATCTAAAACAAAAGTTCCGCCTACTGCCATGCTGGATAATCCTACAGCTCCTGAAAGATCGGCTGCTATTGAACCGACTAAATTAATAAAGAAGTAAAATATAAAGGCGAAAATGATCACCAATATACCACTAGTAATAACTCTGCTAAAATCTATATCCAGGCTGGCTTGTCCATGTACAAAATCAACTATGCCAAGAGTAAATATAGTTTGGATGAAGGCACCAAAGCTACTCCGGCACGTAAAGTTTTGTGTACTATCGCCGCTATCTTTATCTAGTACCCATAATTTTACTCCGCTCGGAATTTGAAAACCTATCTCATTCATTGTGCTAACCACTGTCTCAATATTAGGATCAGGGATGAATTTACATTCTGGATAAATAATCTTATCGAAAATGTTAAACATAAATCCTAAGAATAAAAATAAAATCATCGGCTGGAAGGCGTATCCAAAAATCGCTCTAAGCCATGCATCAAACATGCGCTTACTCCACTGGAAAAGCACCATTGGTACAAATAAAGGTGCTGTAAATACGGCAATAGTTACGATAATCATAGCCACCAGGTAAGTATGAACTACATGCACAACCACTGAGATAACTAGTAAAGCAAACACCAACAATCCGACCATAAAGGCGAACATGAAAGTAAAGGGCAGAGCTAGTGCTGCTAACCCTAAAGCTCCACCTAAAACACCTACAATAGGGAAAATGCCCAATAATAAAAATGAGGCTATGAAAGCGGCACCAATTCCAAGGGTATCTGGTCGATTTAAGCCTAAATAGAATGCTATTCTACAATCAATACTATCCCACATTGCTACATCTGAATTACCATCAAATAAACACAGGCCAGTAGGAGATTTTCCTACTTCAAGGCTTACCATCACTAAATCTTGCATGATACCCATGAAGAAATTATAAATATCATAAACCCCATGATATAGATCATCGCCTACCCTGATCCCTACAGAGAAATAAATTACAGCACATATTTTACAAATAAATACGAATATCTCTGATTTTTGAGGGAGCTCTTTTCCTAAAGCGATTTTAAGGCCGAAGAACATCACATAAATAGTGAGTAATAAGGTTACTACCCTTCTTAAATTGTCCTGGAAGTTTTGTAATAAAGAATCGCTACATCCTTCCTTACCCATGAAATAGGCTTTGATAGATTCTTCTACGCATTTTACAATGGGTGCGGTAATTGGTATTAAAGATTGTGATTCGCTAAGTATTCTAGTAGTACATGCTTCAGCAATATAACATTTTAGATTTTGAGTATGATTAATAGCTGTTGGTTTGGGTGGTTCACGATATTTACAGCCAATATTAACATATCCTATAATAGACAGCGCTTGTATGCACATCATATCGCCAATATTTTGACCTCTAATAGGTAGGGCGCCTAGCATAGCGTCCTGGTTGTGCGCAATAGAATTACATTGTTTTTTAGTGCCTATAGGAACTCCAAAAAGACTCGGTTCGTAGCAATATTTTACGCCTTCCCCTTCTTTAAGAGGAATCGAGCAACTTTCAGGAGTTTCAGCTTTATCGCCTACCATGTAAAAATCATTAGAAATCCACATCAGCAATGCACCGAGACCGTTTAGGCTTGCCCATCTGGAGGTACCTTCACCTCCAATGCAGCTATCATCTTTAGCCTTCTCAATAAGGGTGCTGGCAGAAGCAAAGTTTACTGTAAACAAGCTCAATGCTAATACTAAAATTAAATTTTTAATTGGCCAATGTTTCATATCTTTACCTTAATTAACCTTTTTGACCCTGTCATAAAATACTGGCAACCAATCTTCAGGATTGTCACCCACTTCTTTTCTAATTTCATCTAGCAGTAATATAGTCTCAGATCTACCTGATAGCACATTAATAATGTCAGTCATGCCACTTAAATTAATTCTTGCTACCACAGCATCGGTTCCTTGTTTTACTAAGAAAAATCTACTACTAGGATCGGTAGTTTTAATTAAAGCATATTCTCGCTCGGAAAGCATAAAAGAAGAGCGGTATACATCGGTAGCTTTTAAATTTGGCAAGAAAATTTGAGTGGCAGTTTGCTGGATAAGAGTATCACTAATCTGGCTTTTACTGGCATCCTCTACACTTTGAGTAGCAAAAATTACAAAAGTATTGAGTTTTCTAAGTACTTTTAGCCAATCTTTAATTTTAGGCGCAAACACGGGGTTGTCAATTAAAGCCCATGCTTCATCTAAAACTATCATGGTAGGAGTGCCATCTAAAGAAATGTTAATTTTATGGAACACATAGCTAAGTACAGGAGCTAGTGAAATGCTATCTTTAAGTAGTTCAGCCATTTCAAAGCCAAATACTTTTGATTTGGTAAAATCTAAGGAATCATTATCATTATCAAAGACTTTAGCATGAGAGCCATTACCATGCCACATGGCAAAGCGTGATGCAATACTACCAGGTTTTTCGATTCCTAAAAAGGCGGCAATATTTGAAAATTTACGATCATGAGCAGCTAATTTATAAGTGCCGTTAATAGCTGAGTTAAGTAAGGCAATATCTTCCGAAGTAAGAGGTTCATTATTTACGGTCACTAATAGCTTTAGTAAATCTAATAAAAATGTACGATTTTGAGAAGTATCAGGAAGTTTAAGAGGATTGAAATTACATCCTCCTCCCGGGCTAATAACATTATAAACACCACCTAATGCTCTAATAAATATTTCAGCACCACGATCTTTGTCGAAAAAGAACATACGACATTTGAATTTTTGCGCTTGTGCACATAGAAAGTTCATTAGTACTGTCTTACCAGCCCCAGTTGGTCCTATAATAAGAGTATGTCCTACATCTCTTAGATGAAAATTAAAATAATATGGAGTACCTGAGGTGGTATCAAAAATAGTAACATATTCTCCCCAATGATTTTCTTTGGCTTTACCTACTGGGAAGTTATGAAATGAATTAAATCCAGCTAAATTTAAAGTGTTAATAGTCGCCTTTCTGACTATAAAAGCATCATTGCCAGGTAATTGGCCCCAAAAGCAGGGTTCAAGATTGACTTTTTCACGAATAGGAATGCAACCTGTATTAGATATTTCAACCGCAGCCATTGCAATAGAATTTTCAAGACTTTTTAAAGAATCGTCAATACACATTACGGTGAGATGGTGTTCTCCAAAGCCAATATCTCCTCCCATGGCCATATCTAGTGCAGCAGTAATTTCAGCAATCTGGGTTATAGCTTTATCGCCAGCTTGAATCATACGGTTTTGCTGCATTTGCATTTTGGTAATAGCTACTTGCCTATTAATAAAGTTGAATGATTGGGTAAGTACAAATTCAAATGGCATTTGTAAGAAGCCGTCAAGCATGCCTGACATGGTTTTTGGGCCGTATTCCTTAATGCTAACTATGCCTGCATATTTGCTGCCATAACTATTACGAATTTCAATCGACTTGTTACCGAAAAAGAGACGTGAATTAGCAAGATAATGACTAATATCCATATGGGGCATGAACATGTTAGGACTTGCCCCACAGTTAATTATTTTAGATTTAAATTCTAATATCTCAGAATATAAGCAACCATTTCTTTCTACTACTCCTAAAACTTTTACATTGTAATTATTTAGAGCCGTTATTAGTCTGTTGGTTGCTTCTTCGAGCTCTTCATAATAGTCACGCATATCGCGTTCCCAAGCAGACTTATCAGCTTTTTGAATAAGGTTTTTGTAAATGTTTTCGATAAAAGTAACACCTTTATCTTTTGATTTGCGGATAATAGTAATGTAAAGTTCATTGGTAAAAGCTTTATTGTTCTGGTGCTTCTTTTTCCACTCTTTATCTACTAAGGTGGTAAAGTCCTTTTTGATCTTAATGTTAGGGTCAATGTTTAAATTATCTTCTGGAATAATATTTTGCTTGCGTCTAATAATATGAAAAAATAAATTAAGGCTACCAGTGGCAAGTCCCTTGAAAAGCATATTGCGGATATTTTTTTGAATATCTAAATCTTCATCGTCTGCAGTTTCAAATGAAAACCCCCCAACTTTAATAACTTTAATTAATTCATTATTTTCCCCTAGCAAAGTGTTATGATTCCAATGGCATTTATAAGGGATAAAATTTGCTACTGAAATTTCCCTATCGGCGTATTTAGAATTAATAGGTTTGCTGGGTGATATTTTAAACATGTACTTTAAAATGGATCATAAGAATTGGCGCCGTGAAACATTTTATTTTTACATAAATTGCATTTTTGCATTTTTATTAGCCATAGTTCAATAATCAAAGGTTCCTTAAAACATAAAGCGTAACCTAAGCCATGAATTGCTATACCTATAGGTAAAACCCAAAAACTTGATGAATTAATAAAAAAGATAGCGTTGATAAATAAATTTAGTAAAAAAAAATTATAACTAACCCCAAAAAATAAAGTTGGTCTAGTGAGTCCTACAAATAGAGGGTCAGCATTAATTTTGCCTTCTGCCATATGATCTAAAATTTAAAAAGGTTTATATATTAATAATAATAAGAATTTATATATATTTCAAATGGTAAATAATAATTAAGTAAAATAATATGCGAAAAGAGGCGCATTCTTTCAGTTTACTGCAATTTTGAAATATAAGATATGCAAAGCGTTAAACGTTATTTTGTAACTAACTAATTTATAATGAATTTTTTATTATATTACCATATATTTTCAAATGTAAAATAATAAGCTACAAATTTTTTTAATATTATAATAAAAATTTTGCGGGAAAAATAAAAAAACCAGTTTTTAAAACTGGTTTTTTTATTTCGTGCATATAGGGTTTTAATTTAATACTATTATTTTCCCCATAAATATACAAAAACAAATAGGAATAACCAAACTACGTCTACAAAATGCCAATACCATGCGGCCAACTCAAAACCTAAATGATTTTGTGAATCCATTTGTCCTTTTCGTGCTCTTATTAAGCAGGTTGCTAAAAATATAGTGCCTATAAGCACATGGACTCCATGAAATCCGGTAGCCATATAGAAGTTTGAAGCATAGATGCCATCTTTAAAACCAAACGGAGCATGTAGATATTCAAACGTCTGGCATACGGTAAAGATAAATCCTAGTATTACAGTAATAGTTAAAGCATCAATAAAGTCCTTACGGTTATTTTCTAGCAAGGCATAATGAGCCCAGGTGACCGTAGTACCGGATAACAATAAAATCAGAGTGTTAAATAACGGTAAATGCCATGGATCAAAAGTTTCCACCCCTTTTGGTGGCCATGTTCCTTGTGCGGCACTCCAGACTCCATCTAAAATATCTACCGGAAAAAGTGCAGATTTAAAGAAAGCAAAGAAGAAAGCAAAAAAGAACATTACTTCAGAAAGAATAAATAAAGCCATACCAATTCTTAAACCGTTTTGTACTGGTTCAGTATGAGCTTTATCAGTAAGAGCTTCCTTGACCACATCACGCCACCATACATACATACCAAATATTACTAAGGTAAACCCTCCAGGAAGTAAGATATTACCCAGAAAATGTTTATGCATAAAGAGTAATGCCCCTACACACAAAATTAATAAAGAAAAGGCTGAGTAAATTGGCCAAGGGCTTAATTCAACGAGATGATAGGGATGTTTTTTTTCCATAAATACTCCTTTAGTTAAATTCAGAAATATTAAAAAAGGTATAGGATAAAGTTATTCTATCCACTTCTTTAAGATTGGGATCTTCTTCTATTTTAGGGTCAATATAAAATGATACAGGAAGGTTTACATGCTGCTTGCCAAGTAACATTTGTTCTTCAAAACAAAAGCAACTAATCTTTTGAAAATATTTTCCTGCTTTTTGAGGCGTTACATTATAAGTGGCCATAGCTTTAACTGGGTTGCTACTTAAATTTTCTGCACTATAAAAGGCTAAAGCATTTTCGCCGGTAGTCACGGTAATATAAGGTTGTTCATTTTTAAAACGCCATGGCAAACTGGGACTAGCATTAGCATCAAAATATACCCGTAAAGTTTTTGTGCCAATTTTATCAGAGCTAGTAAAGACTTCTCTGACTGTTCCCCCATATCCCGTAACTTGGCAAAAAATCTTGTAAAGTGGTACCGTGGCGAATGATAATAATAACATGCCAAATGTAACCGCTAGTAAATTAACAAGTATTTTATTGTTACTTGATTTATGCATGACCTTTAAATTTTAAGATGCTTACAATAAATATTATCGCAATTATCCCTAAAATAATAGCTAGTAATGTATAATTTTTATATTTTTGTAGTTTATGAAATGAATGTTGCGGCATAAATTACTCAAAAGTTTATTAGATAATGATCAATTATAAGGGCAGTAAAAATAAAAAATAAATAAATAATTGAATATCCAAACAATTTGGGGGCAAGAAGTATATCTTTGGCTCTCAACAATCTAAAGCTTAATATGCAAAAATATACCCCACTGCTTAGGGCGCAACCAAAATAAAATAATCCACTCATATGGATAAAGAAGGGTAGAAGGGTGGTAAGAAGCATTATAATAGAATAGGTAAATATATGTATTTTGGTTGATTTAATACCATTAGTAACTGGTAGCATAGGTACGTGGGCCTTTTGATAATCTTCAGATCTATAAAGGGCTAATGCCCAAAAATGTGGAGGTGTCCACATAAAAATTATTGTAAATAATATAATAGATTCAATAGCGATGTTATTAGTAACGGCTGCCCAGCCAATCATTGGTGGAAAAGAACCTGCTGCGCCTCCAATTACGATATTTTGCGGCGTTACTCTTTTTAACCATAAAGTATAAATAAATACATAAAATAAAATAGCACTTAGTAATAATATTGCAGCAGTGTAATTGACGACAATTGCCATTAAAAATACAGATAAAAATGCAGTGCATACTCCAAATTCTAAAGCCGATTCCGGAGTAATAAGCCCTTGTGGAATAGGACGCATTTGGGTGCGTTTCATAATTCTATCAATATCTTGGTCATACCACATATTAATAGCACCGCTAGCACCCGAGCCGATAGCAATGCATAAAATAGCAATAAAAGCAATAAAGGGATGGATTTGCCCTGGAGCAACTAATAAGCCTGCTAGGCCACTAAATACTACCAATGACATAACGCCCGGCTTAAATAGCCTGATATAGTCTCTCACACGAGAAACTTTATGATTTGAGGAGATATTATAATCTGGTTGCGTACTTAACTTGCTTAACATTATTAAAAAAGATTAATTTTCAAAAGATTAATATAACATATTTTTTGATAAGTAAAATATATAGTTATAATTCCTAATCATTGAAGGGCGATAAAAAAGATCAGGACTGCTATAACTTTATATATAACTAATCTAATATGAGTTGGGGGCGTTGACTACTGAATTTAAAAATTATTTTTACATCATCATAAATTAAACTTTGCCTAGCGAAGTGCTGAGATCTGCATCTATAATACAATCTTGTTTGATATTAAGATTTAAAGTAAAAATTTTAGTATCGTTATGGTGTGAAATTCTTATGTTGGACTGCTTTCAACGCGAGTGTTAAAGGTAATTAAGGTATCAAAATTTACTTATGATGCTTAACGCTCTATTGTTTTCTGCATCACAGCTATATTTTTTCTAAAACTCTCTCGGTGCTTTCGGTTTTGAAAGCAGCCTGTATCTTGAGCAGCATTATAATTTTATATTGTTGTGGTGTGCATATATTCATATAAGGCCTGTATATTTAAATTTACGTCATATAAATTTATATTTGGCACTGCTAGATAAGAATAGGAGGAGTTAGGAGCATTTTTGATTAGGTAGCTTATATTAAACTGATCTAATAAAGGTAATACTTTGCTTGCATCAATACAATGTAGTGTGAAATAAGCGGTAGTGGAAATATTACAATTCTCTTTTTGTATTGAAGTATAAGTGGCCTGGGAGCTAAAAAGAAATTCTAACATCAAACCAGGAGTTAAAGATTTTATATGTGTATTTTAGTTGCTTACTAGGTTTGTAGTGTGCTCTTTATGAGTTGTGCTTTCTCTTTCGCTCAGCAATCTATGTACGGCGCTTGATCGGAGGGATGATATGCTATCATCCCTGTGAATGAATTCCATTGTTTCTGTCATCGCAGGGTCTTTCATATAAGAGGGTATCTCGTGATTATAATTTATAACAGATTCGCGATTAAAGTTATAATTGATCATTAACTTTGTAAGCTTAGTCAATCGCTTGAGATGGCTAACTAATAATGGGGTGTCATCTAATTTATTTGATTGATCTAATTGATTTCCTAGCATACGAATGAAGAATTTTGCGAGCCTAAGCCGGTTAGCTTTTAAAGCTACATGTAATATATTTTCTCCTGAATCATCTTGTGCATTTGGTAGGTCTTGTTTAATGGGGTTATCTTCATTATTAGATTGATAGAAGGTTGAGAAGTAGAGCTTAAAAGCATCTCTAAGTATTTTATATTTTATGTTGCTATATTTTACGGCATAATGTAACGGATAAAGTTCTTTATATTCTGTGCGAGTAAGTAGCATCATATTCTCTATAAAAGTTTAAAGTGATAAAATCTATAATCAATTCCTGGTTTTTACTCAAGTAATTATAATAGTAACTAACACTTAAATATCATAATTTTATCAAAAAATCTTTACTCTAGGCAAGATATATCTTGCGTGGTTAAATTAATATTAAAGTATTTATTGAATTGTAAAATCCGGGATGGTAATTTAGTTGGTCAAATGGCATTTGCAATATATGGAGGATATATGTCAGTAATACAAGATGATGCTCAAATGGATGTGGCACACACTATAACTAATAGCGCAGATCATTCTAATGTTTATACAGAGGCGAATAAGGAGGGTTCTCAACAGCTGCCTTTAGATGTAGAAATACGCCATCAATTATGGGATAACTCTGAAAATGTTTTCCAAGCAAGACATGATATAATATTTGCTCAATCTATAGTAGAAGGGGAGTATGCCTTTTTTAGCGCTGGCGATACGGTTTATTTGATAAATAGCCTACATAATAGCAAACTTGAAGTTTTAGTATCTGGTAAATCTTTAAGTATTAACAAGTCTTTGCTAAATGCT
This window of the Rickettsiales endosymbiont of Stachyamoeba lipophora genome carries:
- a CDS encoding cytochrome c oxidase assembly protein, whose protein sequence is MHKSSNNKILVNLLAVTFGMLLLSFATVPLYKIFCQVTGYGGTVREVFTSSDKIGTKTLRVYFDANASPSLPWRFKNEQPYITVTTGENALAFYSAENLSSNPVKAMATYNVTPQKAGKYFQKISCFCFEEQMLLGKQHVNLPVSFYIDPKIEEDPNLKEVDRITLSYTFFNISEFN
- a CDS encoding VirB4 family type IV secretion/conjugal transfer ATPase; this encodes MFKISPSKPINSKYADREISVANFIPYKCHWNHNTLLGENNELIKVIKVGGFSFETADDEDLDIQKNIRNMLFKGLATGSLNLFFHIIRRKQNIIPEDNLNIDPNIKIKKDFTTLVDKEWKKKHQNNKAFTNELYITIIRKSKDKGVTFIENIYKNLIQKADKSAWERDMRDYYEELEEATNRLITALNNYNVKVLGVVERNGCLYSEILEFKSKIINCGASPNMFMPHMDISHYLANSRLFFGNKSIEIRNSYGSKYAGIVSIKEYGPKTMSGMLDGFLQMPFEFVLTQSFNFINRQVAITKMQMQQNRMIQAGDKAITQIAEITAALDMAMGGDIGFGEHHLTVMCIDDSLKSLENSIAMAAVEISNTGCIPIREKVNLEPCFWGQLPGNDAFIVRKATINTLNLAGFNSFHNFPVGKAKENHWGEYVTIFDTTSGTPYYFNFHLRDVGHTLIIGPTGAGKTVLMNFLCAQAQKFKCRMFFFDKDRGAEIFIRALGGVYNVISPGGGCNFNPLKLPDTSQNRTFLLDLLKLLVTVNNEPLTSEDIALLNSAINGTYKLAAHDRKFSNIAAFLGIEKPGSIASRFAMWHGNGSHAKVFDNDNDSLDFTKSKVFGFEMAELLKDSISLAPVLSYVFHKINISLDGTPTMIVLDEAWALIDNPVFAPKIKDWLKVLRKLNTFVIFATQSVEDASKSQISDTLIQQTATQIFLPNLKATDVYRSSFMLSEREYALIKTTDPSSRFFLVKQGTDAVVARINLSGMTDIINVLSGRSETILLLDEIRKEVGDNPEDWLPVFYDRVKKVN
- a CDS encoding cytochrome c oxidase subunit 3, encoding MEKKHPYHLVELSPWPIYSAFSLLILCVGALLFMHKHFLGNILLPGGFTLVIFGMYVWWRDVVKEALTDKAHTEPVQNGLRIGMALFILSEVMFFFAFFFAFFKSALFPVDILDGVWSAAQGTWPPKGVETFDPWHLPLFNTLILLLSGTTVTWAHYALLENNRKDFIDALTITVILGFIFTVCQTFEYLHAPFGFKDGIYASNFYMATGFHGVHVLIGTIFLATCLIRARKGQMDSQNHLGFELAAWYWHFVDVVWLFLFVFVYLWGK
- a CDS encoding VirB3 family type IV secretion system protein, which encodes MAEGKINADPLFVGLTRPTLFFGVSYNFFLLNLFINAIFFINSSSFWVLPIGIAIHGLGYALCFKEPLIIELWLIKMQKCNLCKNKMFHGANSYDPF
- a CDS encoding type IV secretion system protein, with the translated sequence MKHWPIKNLILVLALSLFTVNFASASTLIEKAKDDSCIGGEGTSRWASLNGLGALLMWISNDFYMVGDKAETPESCSIPLKEGEGVKYCYEPSLFGVPIGTKKQCNSIAHNQDAMLGALPIRGQNIGDMMCIQALSIIGYVNIGCKYREPPKPTAINHTQNLKCYIAEACTTRILSESQSLIPITAPIVKCVEESIKAYFMGKEGCSDSLLQNFQDNLRRVVTLLLTIYVMFFGLKIALGKELPQKSEIFVFICKICAVIYFSVGIRVGDDLYHGVYDIYNFFMGIMQDLVMVSLEVGKSPTGLCLFDGNSDVAMWDSIDCRIAFYLGLNRPDTLGIGAAFIASFLLLGIFPIVGVLGGALGLAALALPFTFMFAFMVGLLVFALLVISVVVHVVHTYLVAMIIVTIAVFTAPLFVPMVLFQWSKRMFDAWLRAIFGYAFQPMILFLFLGFMFNIFDKIIYPECKFIPDPNIETVVSTMNEIGFQIPSGVKLWVLDKDSGDSTQNFTCRSSFGAFIQTIFTLGIVDFVHGQASLDIDFSRVITSGILVIIFAFIFYFFINLVGSIAADLSGAVGLSSMAVGGTFVLDKAIDTAVKATMAAINLAMTAASAATGGAAGAVGKVAMGAAKQVGSEVARATASHMKEAAGDGPTNRNNDSAGSNGRNGSNGSNGSNGNPPPTNTQSET